GAAGAAATCCATCTACACGTAGTTGCTGCTGATCGAATGTTGGTAATTCGTCATAGGCGGTCACTATCATGATTGCAACAGAAGGCTGGTTTTGTCGAATCCATTTCGCTACCTCGTAACCATCTAATTCAGGCATCATTAAATCCAACAATACTAAGCTTGGTGGATTGGCTTCAATTTTAGCAATTGCTGTATATCCACAAGAAGCAATGTCAACTTGATAGCCTTCAGACTCTAGTATTGTTGCTAGTAGCAAAGAATTATCGATGACATCATCAACAACAAGAATTTGCTTTTTATTCAAATTTTCTTCCGTAACCAAACAACTCATACAACAAGAGATTTATTAAATGTGTCATTTTATAAGAAGAGACTCCAAAAATTAGGCTCTTCCAAAAGAAAACGGTTTTTATTCTATATTTCCTCTTACTTTGGTGTTATCTGCCTCTTACTGTAGGCATAATATAAAAATATCTAAAGAAATATTAAAAATAATAAGAAAAATAATACATGATTAATAGAAAACTCTACTTAGTTGAGGTAGAGGTTATTGATGTAAGTTAAATTACTTTTGATTTGTAGTACAAAT
Above is a genomic segment from Fischerella sp. JS2 containing:
- a CDS encoding response regulator codes for the protein MSCLVTEENLNKKQILVVDDVIDNSLLLATILESEGYQVDIASCGYTAIAKIEANPPSLVLLDLMMPELDGYEVAKWIRQNQPSVAIMIVTAYDELPTFDQQQLRVDGFLHKPINIDELLMQVEAILEKK